The Chitinophaga sp. H8 genome contains a region encoding:
- a CDS encoding class I mannose-6-phosphate isomerase, which produces MNWRKTTQPLLPATTAERVVPPAGHYDMYPFARLGQGKIQSGYASLANWMIGRNVILIDGYIGNDWEYIGSSLARELAAAGVAVNLVYTDVLMKPAEEVEALVAPFLGEKGTVWGRKATITLKELFDDNKLQGIKPATEGITLVIGVGAALTGLQAPVVYIDLPKNELQYRMRAHSANNLGGTEWNDNQETYKRFYFVDWVLLNAHKQQILSRIEVIADGQWKEQFTWASYTTISEGLQYLSQNAFRVRPWFEAGAWGGDWMKEKISGLNKEEVNYAWSFEMIVPENGLVFESEGKLLEIAFDWLMITHSKEVLGHDQQRFGIDFPIRFDFLDTFDGGNLSIQCHPSVKYIQEQFGETITQDETYYMLDCKKGAKVYLGFQENIDPAAFRQALEKSVADNKAIDIEEYVQVFEANKHDFFLIPNGTVHSSGKDNLVLEISATPYIFTFKMYDWVRLGLNGKPRPINIDHAFNNLDFSRKGNRVQEELISKQQVIASGENWQLVHAPTHAEHFYDVHRMEFTDTMTVETAGKCHVLMLVEGDSVLVETANGFRQRYNYAETFAIPAAAGSYKMINEGNATAKVVKAFVK; this is translated from the coding sequence ATGAATTGGAGAAAAACAACACAACCCTTGCTGCCGGCAACAACGGCAGAAAGAGTCGTTCCACCGGCGGGGCATTACGACATGTACCCTTTTGCCAGGCTGGGACAAGGCAAGATCCAGAGCGGATATGCCAGTCTTGCTAACTGGATGATCGGTCGTAATGTTATTTTGATAGACGGATATATTGGTAACGACTGGGAGTATATTGGCAGCTCCCTGGCGCGGGAGCTGGCGGCTGCGGGAGTGGCCGTGAACCTGGTGTACACCGATGTATTGATGAAACCTGCTGAAGAGGTGGAAGCACTGGTTGCGCCTTTCCTCGGTGAAAAAGGAACAGTGTGGGGCAGAAAGGCAACTATCACCCTGAAAGAACTGTTTGATGATAACAAATTGCAAGGCATAAAACCGGCAACTGAAGGCATCACGCTGGTAATCGGTGTGGGAGCCGCTCTTACCGGGCTGCAGGCACCGGTAGTGTATATAGACCTTCCCAAGAATGAGCTGCAATACCGTATGCGCGCCCATTCAGCCAATAACCTCGGTGGAACCGAATGGAATGATAACCAGGAAACCTACAAACGATTTTATTTCGTTGACTGGGTGCTGCTCAATGCGCATAAACAGCAGATTTTGTCACGCATCGAAGTGATTGCGGACGGTCAGTGGAAAGAACAATTCACATGGGCCAGCTACACTACCATCAGTGAAGGACTGCAGTACCTTTCACAAAACGCTTTCCGCGTAAGGCCATGGTTTGAAGCTGGTGCATGGGGAGGCGACTGGATGAAGGAAAAAATTTCCGGTCTGAATAAAGAAGAGGTAAACTACGCATGGTCGTTCGAAATGATAGTGCCGGAAAATGGATTAGTGTTTGAAAGTGAGGGCAAATTATTGGAAATAGCGTTCGACTGGCTGATGATAACGCATTCAAAAGAAGTACTTGGGCACGATCAGCAGCGCTTCGGGATCGATTTCCCCATCCGGTTCGATTTCCTCGATACGTTCGATGGCGGCAATCTTTCTATTCAGTGCCACCCCAGCGTAAAATATATTCAGGAACAATTCGGTGAAACTATCACACAGGATGAAACCTACTACATGCTGGATTGCAAGAAAGGCGCAAAGGTGTACCTCGGCTTCCAGGAGAATATCGATCCTGCCGCTTTCCGCCAGGCGCTGGAAAAAAGTGTGGCTGATAACAAAGCCATCGATATCGAAGAATATGTGCAGGTATTTGAAGCCAATAAACACGACTTTTTCCTGATCCCCAACGGTACAGTACATAGTTCCGGCAAGGATAACCTGGTGCTGGAAATCAGTGCCACCCCTTACATTTTTACATTCAAAATGTACGACTGGGTACGGTTGGGCCTTAACGGTAAACCCAGACCTATCAATATTGATCATGCTTTCAATAACCTCGATTTCAGCCGGAAGGGCAACCGGGTACAGGAAGAATTGATCTCGAAACAGCAGGTGATCGCCAGCGGCGAAAACTGGCAGTTGGTACATGCTCCCACTCATGCGGAACATTTCTATGATGTGCATAGAATGGAATTTACAGACACCATGACGGTGGAAACAGCAGGCAAGTGCCATGTGCTCATGCTGGTAGAAGGTGATTCGGTGTTGGTGGAAACTGCCAATGGTTTCCGGCAGCGGTATAACTATGCCGAAACATTTGCAATACCTGCTGCTGCAGGGTCTTATAAGATGATCAACGAAGGCAATGCTACAGCTAAAGTGGTTAAAGCTTTTGTAAAATAA
- a CDS encoding ROK family protein translates to MNNTYVIGADIGGSHITAALVDLTTGAVLDDCKFKEPVNAAAGAADILDRWTVAIGRVLSAANTDVPAIGIAMPGPFDYPGGISLIKGVAKYESLYGLNIREALTTALGFSKGIYFENDASCFALGEAWAGEGAGCSRMVAVTLGTGLGGTFLHNNVIVHQGKGVPPEGYIYHLPYKAGIAEDYISSRWLLNEYHHRTGHRLNEVKNIGELAEKQDATALALFAELGNAVGDVLAPWLQDFEAERMVIGGNIRKAHPYFLPALQECLLKKKIPTSIHISSRGENSALSGAAWLCKSILGTNNNTR, encoded by the coding sequence ATGAACAATACTTATGTAATCGGTGCGGATATTGGTGGTTCCCATATAACGGCGGCCCTTGTGGACCTCACCACCGGGGCTGTGCTGGATGATTGCAAGTTCAAAGAACCAGTGAATGCCGCAGCGGGAGCAGCGGATATTCTTGACAGGTGGACGGTGGCCATCGGCCGTGTACTTTCTGCCGCCAATACAGACGTACCAGCCATCGGCATTGCCATGCCCGGGCCGTTTGATTATCCGGGTGGTATTTCGCTGATCAAAGGTGTGGCCAAATACGAATCACTATACGGCTTAAACATCAGGGAGGCACTTACCACCGCGCTCGGATTTTCAAAAGGTATTTACTTCGAGAATGATGCTTCCTGTTTTGCTCTTGGCGAAGCATGGGCGGGAGAGGGCGCCGGATGCAGCCGCATGGTAGCTGTTACACTGGGCACCGGCCTGGGAGGCACTTTCCTGCACAATAACGTGATTGTACACCAGGGGAAAGGCGTGCCGCCCGAAGGATATATCTATCATCTTCCGTACAAGGCCGGTATTGCGGAAGACTACATCTCTTCACGCTGGCTGCTGAACGAATATCACCATCGTACCGGCCACCGCCTGAACGAAGTGAAGAACATCGGAGAACTAGCCGAAAAGCAGGATGCAACAGCATTAGCACTGTTTGCAGAACTAGGCAACGCTGTAGGCGATGTTCTGGCACCGTGGCTACAGGATTTTGAAGCTGAACGAATGGTGATCGGGGGCAACATCCGCAAAGCACATCCTTATTTTCTGCCTGCACTACAGGAATGCCTGCTGAAAAAAAAGATACCAACAAGCATACATATTTCCAGCCGTGGTGAAAACTCGGCGCTTTCAGGAGCTGCATGGTTATGCAAATCCATACTCGGCACAAATAACAACACGAGATAG
- a CDS encoding GntR family transcriptional regulator encodes MSLKIDHKSKLPLHIQVEELLRNLISQPEYQNGSFLPKEVELANRLGVSRNTIRQATNKLEYEGLLARKKGVGTKVAQRQLSTSLQDWQSFTKEMSKRGIITSNLLLKLEKVKADEKMAGFFNIQLNTPICKLSKLKGVDGEPIVYFESYFHPRITLTENDDLNRPLYQLLSEKFDIIVVRSSEHISALTAGNVAKKLHTDPKCPVLFRERFVYDPGDRPVEYNIGYYRSDKFTYSIEIRSER; translated from the coding sequence ATGAGTTTAAAGATAGATCATAAAAGTAAATTACCGCTCCACATACAAGTGGAAGAACTGCTGCGGAACCTGATCAGCCAGCCGGAATATCAGAATGGCTCCTTCCTGCCAAAGGAAGTGGAGCTGGCCAACCGGTTGGGCGTTTCCAGGAATACCATCCGGCAGGCCACCAATAAACTGGAGTACGAAGGGTTGCTGGCCAGGAAAAAAGGAGTAGGTACCAAAGTTGCACAACGGCAACTCTCCACCAGTTTGCAGGACTGGCAGAGCTTCACCAAGGAAATGTCCAAACGTGGTATCATTACTTCCAACCTTTTGCTGAAGCTGGAAAAGGTAAAAGCCGATGAAAAAATGGCCGGCTTCTTCAATATCCAGCTCAATACACCAATCTGCAAACTCAGCAAACTTAAAGGTGTGGATGGAGAACCAATCGTTTACTTCGAAAGTTACTTTCATCCTCGTATCACCCTTACTGAAAACGACGACCTGAACCGTCCATTGTATCAGCTGCTGTCCGAAAAATTCGACATCATTGTAGTACGCTCCAGCGAGCACATTAGTGCCCTGACTGCCGGCAATGTTGCAAAAAAGCTGCATACAGACCCTAAGTGCCCCGTGCTCTTCAGGGAAAGATTCGTTTATGATCCGGGCGACAGGCCGGTGGAATATAACATAGGGTATTATAGGTCCGACAAATTCACGTATTCCATTGAAATAAGATCAGAACGCTGA
- a CDS encoding RNA polymerase sigma factor codes for MASTQIIMDADTWKAFQQGSKEAFETIYDRHWHTLLRYTYSVVTDQDIAKDILQEYFMEIWEKRETLPVPQNTEAFLLFVLKHRILNALRKEQIREKHIHLFSSLKQAAADDTVANSMLFKEAYQTLLAQVNQLPPRMKHVFQLKHFDNLEIAEIATTLNISGQTVRNQLNEASHRLKTKLRNNFLTLMF; via the coding sequence ATGGCTTCAACTCAAATTATTATGGATGCCGACACCTGGAAGGCGTTTCAGCAAGGCAGCAAAGAAGCCTTTGAAACCATTTACGACAGGCACTGGCATACATTGCTCAGGTATACTTATAGTGTTGTAACGGATCAGGATATAGCCAAGGATATCCTGCAGGAATATTTTATGGAGATATGGGAAAAGCGCGAGACATTACCTGTACCTCAAAATACGGAAGCCTTTCTTCTGTTTGTATTAAAGCACCGTATCCTCAATGCTTTACGTAAAGAGCAGATCCGGGAAAAACATATCCACCTCTTTTCTTCGTTAAAGCAGGCCGCCGCAGATGATACCGTAGCCAATTCCATGCTCTTTAAAGAAGCATACCAGACATTGCTGGCGCAGGTAAACCAGTTGCCTCCCCGTATGAAGCATGTATTCCAGCTAAAGCACTTCGATAATCTGGAGATAGCAGAAATTGCTACCACCCTGAACATCTCCGGGCAAACCGTACGCAATCAGCTCAATGAAGCCTCCCACCGCTTAAAAACCAAGCTCAGGAATAATTTCCTTACGCTGATGTTCTGA
- a CDS encoding FecR family protein has protein sequence MEREEIYSLLQQYQQGKLSTENTLLLYTWLDQVAAHPITEQLPDADANAMKMSVWEHISSQSSKPRVFWLRWKWAATAAILLLLGITYLFRQFIHQAPPPIKMLMASTGQGQMLSLQLPDSSVIWLNANTTLEYPETFSDTLRKVVLVTGEAYFDIRENPHRPFVVQSNHLITKVLGTTFKIRTYKELPDQVAVGTGKVSVATTRHRYLSQLTATDRLVYHAATDSFDLDSVTNAEVADWIQGNIVMTSASIQDVLKELEGIYSVQFITSRSLEKGKLSIAFKKGMPLEQVLQMIERVSVQPGKIHFRNKEAGLYEVY, from the coding sequence ATGGAGAGAGAAGAGATCTATAGCCTGTTGCAGCAATACCAGCAGGGAAAGCTCAGTACAGAAAACACGTTGTTATTATATACCTGGCTGGATCAGGTAGCAGCACATCCCATAACCGAACAATTACCGGATGCCGACGCTAATGCCATGAAAATGTCGGTATGGGAGCATATCTCCTCCCAAAGCAGCAAGCCCCGTGTATTCTGGCTGCGCTGGAAATGGGCAGCAACTGCCGCTATACTGCTGCTGTTGGGTATCACTTATTTGTTCCGGCAATTCATCCATCAGGCCCCTCCTCCAATCAAAATGCTGATGGCCAGTACCGGGCAAGGGCAGATGTTGTCCCTGCAACTACCCGATAGTTCTGTCATCTGGCTGAATGCCAATACCACCCTGGAATACCCTGAAACGTTTTCGGATACTCTCAGAAAGGTGGTTCTGGTAACCGGAGAAGCTTATTTTGATATCCGGGAAAATCCCCACCGTCCATTTGTTGTACAATCCAATCATTTAATCACCAAAGTACTGGGTACCACTTTTAAAATACGTACCTATAAAGAATTACCAGACCAGGTAGCAGTAGGTACCGGTAAAGTGAGTGTAGCCACCACCAGGCACCGGTATCTTAGCCAGCTGACTGCTACAGACAGGCTGGTATATCATGCAGCCACCGATTCCTTTGACCTGGATAGTGTGACCAATGCAGAAGTGGCAGACTGGATCCAGGGTAATATCGTTATGACCAGCGCTTCTATACAGGATGTGCTGAAAGAACTGGAAGGGATCTACTCTGTACAATTTATAACATCGAGAAGCCTGGAAAAGGGGAAACTGAGCATTGCCTTTAAAAAGGGGATGCCACTGGAACAGGTGCTGCAAATGATAGAAAGAGTCAGTGTCCAACCTGGAAAGATTCACTTCAGGAATAAGGAAGCGGGGCTTTACGAAGTATATTAA
- a CDS encoding SusC/RagA family TonB-linked outer membrane protein encodes MQLKRLHHLWPYPKRPLFLTTLFISWLMVTPVFATNGQLLKKVVTSFAVPEGNLIHAISALEKHSGMKFSYDENYVQRYEVKRANWDKATIEKILTQLVASTNLAFEEKFNTIIIYPDANHAAGTAQPSAQRVIKGKVMEGNDPIPGATVRIRETNAAVITNEQGAFTIKVPAEGKYTMLITAIGFKRAEIKLSETNEYTVQLESLASELKQVVVVGYGTQRKQDLTGSVVSIKADDLVKSNPVTLEQGIQGKAAGVFVTQTDGAPGAGMSVQIRGTNSFMGGTEPLYVIDGVPMTEDNASVTPGSGSTFEQQKVNMLSFLNPGEIESIEILKDASATAIYGSRGANGVVMITTKKGLKGKDKIDFRVVTSVSQISKKYKLLNAEQFAEYQNETYRNADKYLGTTYEADDQLPYPGRYDDVQKRYLPAPADFRGGGTNWQDEIYGAAPLQDYTLSFSGGTDNNTYLLSGNLIDQKGIINNSRFKRYSMRVNLNRKVKDWLQVGTNITYSRTTNNLVTTGASVVGPEGGVIKSALTFLPTVPMQDTVSGEFTQLYFTSNPYQYTKQALNQVTNTQLLTSTYAEIAFTPALKLRSVLGWNVSNGKRDQYFPQTINEGNAAKGRAYAADNDGQTLNSENYFTYNKLVGKHSINATLGLSYGQGVYQWKQIGVTGFMNDALTNNSLQSGTIVNKPISGKSDWKMLSYFGRVNYVFNDKYLFTATYRRDGSSKFAVNNKWAGFASGAVAWRISEEALLKEAKWLSNLKLRLSYGQSGNQGIGSYASLSQISASNYPYNGTLTNGYVVSTLGNDNLRWETTHQIDLGLDIGLWDERISVVLDYYSKKTKDLLQNVTLPTSTGFYSQLRNIGKVANEGYEAAVSARVIDNRNFRWNTAANISFNKNKILDLGDVTEQWVQQIGTEPVNYQPFIQIVGKPIGIIYGFKEDGIFQSEAAVINSKFYEGQPAEAIKRQVGEVRYTDKDGNHVIDANDRMIIGDVNPDFFYGFTNNFSYKGFDLSIFFQGVQGGKIINTLKYITDNQGSFSNTSLEAYNNRWTGEGATGTNPKAVLNSFRLLRFSDRFVEDGSYLRLKNVNLGYTFNITDNRIIKALRVYTSMNNLFTITRYSGYDPEVNGFGQDPSRRGVDLGNYPNSKTYSIGINCTF; translated from the coding sequence ATGCAATTGAAACGTTTACACCATTTATGGCCTTATCCGAAAAGGCCACTTTTTCTGACTACACTTTTTATTTCCTGGTTGATGGTGACCCCGGTATTTGCCACCAACGGGCAACTGCTTAAAAAGGTGGTGACCAGCTTTGCTGTTCCGGAAGGGAACCTCATCCACGCCATCAGCGCATTGGAAAAACATAGCGGGATGAAATTCTCCTATGATGAGAACTATGTACAACGTTATGAAGTAAAGCGGGCCAACTGGGACAAGGCTACCATTGAAAAAATCCTCACGCAACTGGTAGCCAGCACCAATCTCGCGTTTGAAGAAAAGTTCAATACTATTATCATTTATCCCGATGCAAACCATGCAGCCGGCACAGCGCAGCCATCGGCTCAAAGAGTTATCAAAGGGAAAGTAATGGAGGGCAATGATCCTATCCCCGGCGCTACTGTCAGGATCAGGGAAACCAATGCAGCGGTCATCACCAATGAGCAAGGCGCGTTTACTATTAAAGTTCCCGCCGAAGGAAAATACACCATGCTCATTACCGCCATTGGTTTTAAGCGGGCTGAAATCAAACTCTCTGAGACCAATGAATATACGGTACAACTTGAATCCCTGGCATCCGAACTTAAACAGGTAGTAGTAGTGGGATATGGTACACAACGCAAGCAGGACCTTACCGGATCCGTTGTTTCCATCAAAGCAGATGATCTGGTAAAATCGAATCCCGTGACCCTGGAACAAGGTATACAGGGTAAAGCAGCCGGTGTATTTGTAACACAAACAGATGGCGCTCCCGGCGCAGGTATGAGTGTACAGATCCGTGGCACCAATTCCTTCATGGGAGGCACAGAACCATTGTATGTTATTGATGGCGTGCCGATGACAGAGGACAATGCCTCTGTTACACCAGGGTCTGGTTCCACTTTTGAACAGCAGAAGGTGAACATGCTCTCTTTCTTAAATCCTGGTGAAATTGAGTCCATAGAAATATTGAAAGATGCCTCTGCCACGGCCATCTATGGCTCCCGTGGTGCCAATGGGGTGGTGATGATCACTACCAAAAAGGGATTAAAAGGAAAAGACAAGATAGATTTCCGGGTGGTAACCAGTGTATCCCAGATATCCAAGAAATATAAATTACTGAATGCAGAGCAATTTGCGGAGTATCAGAACGAAACTTACCGTAATGCAGATAAATACCTGGGCACTACTTATGAAGCAGATGACCAGCTTCCCTATCCGGGCCGCTATGACGATGTACAGAAAAGGTACCTGCCAGCACCTGCTGATTTCAGAGGCGGTGGTACCAACTGGCAGGATGAAATTTATGGCGCAGCACCGCTGCAGGACTACACCCTCAGTTTTTCCGGTGGTACAGATAATAACACCTATCTGTTGAGCGGCAACCTGATTGATCAGAAAGGTATTATCAACAATTCCAGATTTAAACGCTATAGTATGCGGGTAAACCTGAACAGGAAAGTAAAAGACTGGTTGCAGGTAGGTACCAACATTACTTATTCCCGTACTACCAATAACCTGGTGACCACAGGCGCCAGTGTAGTAGGACCAGAAGGAGGCGTTATTAAATCCGCCCTCACCTTCTTACCTACTGTTCCCATGCAGGACACCGTAAGCGGGGAATTTACCCAGCTATACTTTACCTCTAACCCTTACCAATATACTAAACAGGCATTAAACCAGGTTACCAACACCCAACTGCTCACTTCCACCTATGCAGAAATAGCTTTTACCCCTGCATTAAAACTGAGAAGTGTGCTGGGCTGGAATGTATCCAATGGTAAAAGAGATCAGTATTTCCCACAAACTATCAATGAAGGGAATGCTGCCAAAGGCCGGGCCTATGCCGCAGATAATGACGGCCAGACCCTGAACTCAGAAAACTATTTTACTTACAATAAGCTGGTAGGAAAACATAGTATCAATGCCACATTAGGGTTGTCTTACGGCCAAGGGGTATATCAATGGAAACAGATAGGCGTAACCGGCTTTATGAACGATGCGTTGACCAATAACAGTTTGCAATCAGGTACTATTGTCAACAAACCCATATCGGGCAAGTCTGACTGGAAAATGCTTTCTTACTTCGGGAGGGTCAACTATGTATTTAACGATAAATATCTGTTTACCGCCACTTACCGCCGGGACGGTTCCAGTAAATTTGCGGTCAATAACAAATGGGCTGGTTTTGCTTCTGGCGCAGTAGCATGGCGTATTTCGGAAGAAGCATTGTTAAAAGAGGCAAAGTGGCTCAGTAATCTTAAGTTAAGGCTCAGTTACGGGCAGTCAGGCAATCAGGGCATCGGCTCGTATGCTTCCCTTTCCCAGATCAGCGCCTCCAATTATCCTTATAACGGCACCTTGACCAATGGCTATGTAGTATCTACCCTGGGCAATGATAACCTGCGCTGGGAAACTACGCATCAGATAGACCTCGGGCTGGATATAGGTCTTTGGGATGAGCGGATCTCCGTGGTGCTGGATTATTACAGTAAAAAAACCAAAGACCTGCTACAGAACGTGACCTTACCCACCAGTACCGGTTTCTATTCCCAGCTGCGCAATATAGGTAAAGTAGCCAACGAAGGTTATGAAGCAGCGGTATCTGCCCGGGTGATTGATAACAGGAATTTCCGGTGGAACACTGCTGCCAACATCAGCTTCAACAAAAATAAAATACTGGACCTCGGAGATGTAACTGAACAATGGGTACAGCAGATAGGTACCGAGCCGGTAAACTATCAGCCATTTATCCAGATAGTAGGCAAACCTATCGGTATCATCTATGGCTTTAAAGAAGATGGCATCTTCCAATCAGAAGCAGCAGTTATTAACAGCAAATTCTATGAAGGCCAACCTGCTGAAGCGATCAAAAGGCAGGTAGGCGAAGTGCGTTATACCGATAAGGATGGCAACCATGTGATTGATGCCAATGACCGCATGATCATCGGGGATGTAAACCCTGATTTCTTTTACGGCTTTACCAATAACTTCAGTTACAAAGGATTTGATCTCAGTATTTTCTTTCAGGGAGTACAGGGAGGAAAGATCATCAATACCCTGAAATACATTACAGATAACCAAGGCAGTTTTTCCAACACCTCCCTGGAAGCCTATAATAACAGGTGGACCGGTGAAGGCGCTACAGGTACCAATCCTAAAGCGGTACTTAATTCATTCCGGTTATTACGTTTTTCAGACAGGTTTGTAGAAGATGGTTCTTACCTGCGGCTGAAAAATGTAAACCTGGGTTATACATTTAACATTACTGACAACCGCATTATAAAAGCTTTACGGGTTTATACCAGTATGAACAATCTCTTTACCATTACCAGGTATAGTGGTTATGATCCGGAAGTAAACGGGTTCGGACAGGATCCTTCGCGCCGTGGTGTAGACCTGGGCAACTATCCCAATTCCAAGACCTATTCAATAGGTATTAACTGTACTTTTTAA
- a CDS encoding RagB/SusD family nutrient uptake outer membrane protein, translating into MQSFKYLLFMAALLFFAAGCKKSLDESVYDFYSPNNLYKTPADAEAAVTGLYGHLHSWDFYKSPALFSEDVDHDHIVGPLWNMGGVGAGNYTGSFVINGLWHGYYYLISQVNTIMDKVPAIKIEPDSTRNRILGEAYFFRGWSYFNLVRLWGAVPIRLENPTNGSRDMGRSSVEEVYQQAINDLQEAEKLLPPKGGSFTGAVGKVTKGTAKAMLAKVYLTMASGALSGAQLSVRGGADNALYTYTKDVVKGHEQMDSKTLFAKARDKALEVMQSKEYDLMPTFMGIWGRANKNNKEFLWELQTMDNNDYGTLLQNYYSAPWYGGNSYYWMSANLYNSYSDTDARSSDGIFHQYFMYGAWMFYPERDSLKYQQAPGGYTAKFYKEYSHPFTKKYWIGTDTEIGANGTTVRTGNRDCNVPLLRYADVLLMFAEAENEAEGGPTSRAYDALNAVRQRSKETVAKGLSQQAFRSLVFDERGKEFYQEANRRFDLVRWGVYLQVMNKLATVENVIKTRENKNLLYPIPQDELNANKLLKENNPGW; encoded by the coding sequence ATGCAATCGTTCAAATATTTGTTATTCATGGCAGCGCTGTTGTTTTTTGCAGCAGGCTGTAAGAAATCACTTGATGAAAGTGTATATGATTTTTATTCTCCCAATAATCTTTATAAAACACCTGCAGATGCAGAAGCTGCTGTTACAGGACTTTACGGCCATCTGCACAGTTGGGATTTCTATAAGTCGCCCGCTTTATTTTCAGAGGATGTAGATCATGATCATATTGTGGGACCACTTTGGAACATGGGTGGCGTAGGTGCTGGAAACTATACCGGTTCCTTTGTTATTAATGGTTTATGGCATGGGTATTATTACCTGATATCCCAGGTAAATACCATTATGGATAAAGTACCAGCTATTAAAATAGAGCCCGACTCTACCCGGAACAGGATATTGGGCGAAGCTTACTTTTTCAGGGGATGGTCTTATTTCAACCTGGTAAGATTGTGGGGAGCAGTACCTATCCGTTTAGAAAACCCTACTAACGGCAGCAGGGATATGGGCAGGTCTTCTGTAGAGGAAGTATACCAGCAAGCCATCAATGATTTGCAGGAAGCCGAAAAATTACTACCCCCCAAAGGAGGATCATTTACCGGCGCTGTAGGTAAAGTAACCAAAGGAACTGCCAAAGCGATGCTGGCAAAAGTGTACCTGACGATGGCATCCGGCGCATTGAGCGGGGCACAGCTAAGCGTACGTGGCGGGGCAGACAATGCCCTTTACACTTACACCAAAGATGTAGTAAAAGGACATGAGCAGATGGACAGCAAAACACTTTTTGCCAAAGCACGGGATAAAGCGCTGGAAGTAATGCAAAGCAAAGAGTATGATTTAATGCCCACCTTCATGGGCATATGGGGACGTGCGAACAAGAACAATAAAGAATTTCTCTGGGAACTGCAGACGATGGACAATAATGATTATGGCACCCTGCTGCAGAACTACTACTCCGCCCCATGGTATGGCGGGAACTCTTACTACTGGATGTCTGCCAACCTGTACAACAGTTATAGCGATACGGATGCCCGTTCTTCCGACGGCATCTTCCATCAGTACTTTATGTATGGCGCCTGGATGTTCTATCCCGAACGCGACTCCCTTAAGTACCAGCAGGCACCCGGAGGGTATACTGCCAAATTCTATAAGGAATATTCGCATCCGTTCACCAAAAAATACTGGATTGGCACAGATACTGAGATAGGCGCCAATGGCACTACCGTACGTACCGGCAACCGGGATTGCAACGTACCGCTTTTAAGATATGCGGATGTATTGCTGATGTTTGCAGAGGCAGAAAATGAGGCCGAAGGCGGACCTACCTCCCGCGCCTATGATGCCCTCAATGCAGTAAGACAACGCAGTAAGGAAACAGTAGCCAAAGGGCTTTCCCAGCAGGCATTCCGTTCCCTTGTATTTGATGAACGCGGAAAAGAATTTTACCAGGAAGCTAACCGCCGTTTTGATCTGGTCCGCTGGGGAGTATACCTGCAGGTGATGAATAAACTGGCCACTGTTGAAAATGTTATTAAAACCAGGGAAAATAAAAACCTCCTATACCCTATTCCACAGGATGAATTAAATGCGAATAAATTACTGAAGGAGAATAATCCGGGTTGGTAA